In Chanodichthys erythropterus isolate Z2021 chromosome 7, ASM2448905v1, whole genome shotgun sequence, a genomic segment contains:
- the prrg4 gene encoding transmembrane gamma-carboxyglutamic acid protein 4, which translates to MLIFILLLCHFTLCGHCACVRKPLQVQASQDSKVFVVDQEANTFLGRHLLFNRFDFEIFTPGNLERECREEICNYEEAREIFENIPDTNAFWKSYTEDKGESQSKVDVTALLVGIISAGVFIVIVGLVIWYFCQGRNKDHGFRGSFRRRSTRSNASVIIRRLEEVSLHPIPHTDGSSDAPGLPSYEQAIAITGPHDAPPPPYPGSRPGSTRR; encoded by the exons ATGCTCATATTTATCCTTCTGCTGTGTCATTTCACTTTATGTGGACACTGTGCTTGTGTAAGAAAACCCCTTCAAGTACAGGCAAGTCAAGACAGTAAAG TGTTTGTTGTGGACCAGGAGGCCAACACATTTTTAGGACGCCACCTGTTGTTCAACCGATTCGACTTTGAGATCTTCACCCCGGGTAATCTAGAACGGGAGTGTCGAGAGGAGATATGCAACTACGAGGAGGCTCGGGAAATCTTTGAGAATATCCCTGATACA AATGCCTTCTGGAAGAGTTATACAGAGG ATAAGGGTGAATCCCAATCAAAAGTTGATGTAACAGCGTTGCTGGTGGGCATCATCTCCGCTGGAGtctttattgttatagttgGCCTTGTTATCTGGTACTTCTGCCAGGGGAGGAATAAAGACCATGGTTTCAGAGG CTCCTTCAGACGCCGATCCACCCGAAGCAATGCCTCCGTGATAATCCGGAGACTGGAGGAGGTTTCTCTGCATCCTATTCCTCACACAGATGGCAGCTCAGATGCTCCTGGTTTACCTTCTTATGAACAGGCCATCGCCATCACTGGACCACATGATGCCCCGCCTCCACCATATCCTGG